The following are from one region of the Actinoplanes sp. L3-i22 genome:
- a CDS encoding ComEA family DNA-binding protein, whose amino-acid sequence MRAFDPGRPGVRALAVVAVVVALVAAFLAWRTRPRVDPVAPGLGGTPASTADGVGGAGAGGTGVNGVNGVNGQAGTAGSGTGVGTGQVGAAGGSPAEVVVAVGGKVRKPGLVHLAPGARVADALTAAGGAEPGVDVAGLNLARKVTDGELIMVGVTLPPGTTTAPAPAATGAAGATGGLINLNTATTAQLDTLPGVGPVLAQRILDARDAQGGFRAVSDLRKVDGIGDARYEQLKDLVTV is encoded by the coding sequence CTGCGCGCCTTCGACCCCGGCCGGCCCGGCGTCCGGGCGCTGGCCGTGGTCGCGGTGGTGGTCGCTCTGGTCGCGGCGTTCCTGGCCTGGCGGACCCGGCCCCGGGTCGATCCGGTCGCGCCGGGTCTCGGCGGAACTCCGGCAAGCACGGCGGACGGGGTGGGCGGGGCAGGCGCGGGTGGCACCGGCGTCAACGGGGTCAACGGGGTCAACGGCCAGGCGGGCACGGCCGGCAGCGGCACCGGCGTCGGTACCGGCCAGGTCGGCGCGGCCGGCGGCAGCCCGGCCGAGGTGGTGGTCGCGGTCGGCGGCAAGGTACGCAAGCCCGGCCTGGTCCACCTCGCCCCGGGCGCCCGGGTGGCCGACGCGCTGACCGCGGCCGGCGGCGCGGAGCCGGGAGTCGACGTGGCCGGCCTCAACCTGGCCCGCAAGGTCACCGACGGCGAACTCATCATGGTCGGCGTCACCCTGCCACCCGGCACCACGACCGCGCCGGCCCCGGCCGCCACGGGGGCGGCCGGAGCCACCGGCGGCCTGATCAACCTGAACACGGCGACCACCGCCCAGCTGGACACTCTGCCCGGCGTGGGCCCGGTCCTGGCCCAGCGGATCCTGGACGCGCGCGACGCCCAGGGCGGCTTCCGGGCAGTCAGCGACCTACGCAAGGTCGACGGCATCGGCGACGCCCGCTACGAACAGCTGAAAGACCTGGTCACCGTATGA
- a CDS encoding ComEC/Rec2 family competence protein has product MAAGGAGVAAGGVGVGVAAGGGGVAAGRAGLAGGWAGVAAGKADKTNSGNKAEEAAGGRARGKGKEAGQASNEGDPAPAPWAALRWIAVAVTLGAACGALATAARVSVREAPPLVALIESGDPVEVNAVVRDDPRALTGTPGPPTYLLAVELERVRPTDGGDPIRLSARALVLGADPGWRSLLPGQHVTATGKLMPPRPGDLRAAVLSARKPPVLVGEPSWAQRAAGVLRAGLQRACEPLPDDSGGLLPGLVVGDTSRLDPGLAADFQATGMTHLNAVSGSNVAIILGVILFVVRRTGAGPLLCAAVCGLALVGFVILARPSPSVIRAAAMGAIGLLGLASGRPRAAVPALAAAAALLLLADPELAADAGFTLSVLATAGLLLLAPVWRDGLRARGWPPGAAEALAVPAAAQVACGPVIAGLSGTVSLVAVPANLIVVPAIAPATLLGVGAALLSPVWPAGAAFAAWLAHWPAAWLVLVARIGARVPVGALPWPDGVAGALLLAGLTVAVLVAARRAVVRKLAAVVAACAVLGALPVRLFASGWPPPGWLVVACSVGQGDAIVLPAGDGQAVVVDAGPEPDPVDGCLRRLGVRRVVLFVVSHYHADHIGGVTGLFRGRPVAAVTGPDWPEPAGGRRQVAESAGRAGAPVWNVGPGWSYAKQGLILEALGPLDPMHGTNSDPNNNSLVLRATVAGRTVLLAGDAETEEQNDLVERLGAAALRADVLKVAHHGSALQSPGFLDAVDPAIALVSVGADNDYGHPNASLLARLSRDGARVMRTDVSGDLAVVVSGDRLAVTSRGAADN; this is encoded by the coding sequence GTGGCCGCTGGCGGGGCCGGCGTGGCGGCTGGCGGGGTCGGGGTCGGGGTGGCGGCTGGCGGGGGCGGCGTGGCGGCTGGCAGGGCCGGGTTGGCAGGTGGCTGGGCCGGCGTGGCGGCTGGCAAAGCGGACAAAACGAATAGCGGGAACAAGGCGGAGGAGGCGGCGGGAGGGCGGGCGAGGGGGAAAGGCAAGGAAGCAGGCCAGGCGAGCAACGAGGGCGACCCAGCACCCGCACCATGGGCGGCGCTGCGCTGGATCGCGGTCGCCGTCACGCTCGGCGCGGCCTGCGGTGCCCTGGCCACCGCGGCCAGGGTCAGCGTCCGCGAAGCCCCACCCCTGGTCGCCCTCATCGAGTCCGGCGACCCGGTCGAGGTGAATGCGGTCGTCCGGGACGATCCGCGCGCGCTGACCGGGACTCCGGGCCCACCGACCTACCTGCTCGCGGTCGAGCTGGAGCGGGTCCGGCCCACCGACGGCGGTGATCCGATCCGGCTCTCCGCCCGGGCGCTGGTGCTGGGCGCCGACCCGGGCTGGCGCTCCCTGCTCCCCGGCCAGCACGTGACCGCCACCGGCAAGCTGATGCCGCCGCGCCCCGGCGACCTGCGCGCCGCCGTCCTCTCCGCGCGCAAACCACCCGTCCTGGTCGGCGAGCCCTCCTGGGCCCAGCGCGCCGCCGGGGTGCTCCGCGCCGGGCTGCAGCGGGCCTGCGAGCCGCTCCCGGACGACTCCGGCGGGCTGCTCCCCGGCCTGGTCGTCGGCGACACGAGCCGGCTCGATCCGGGCCTGGCGGCTGACTTCCAGGCGACCGGCATGACGCATCTGAACGCGGTCAGCGGGTCCAACGTCGCGATCATCCTGGGGGTCATCCTCTTCGTGGTCCGGCGGACCGGGGCCGGGCCGCTGCTCTGCGCGGCGGTGTGCGGGCTGGCGCTGGTCGGGTTCGTGATCCTGGCGCGGCCGTCGCCGAGTGTGATCCGGGCCGCCGCGATGGGTGCGATCGGGCTGCTCGGGCTCGCTTCCGGGCGGCCGCGGGCGGCGGTTCCGGCGCTGGCCGCGGCCGCCGCGCTGCTGCTGCTCGCCGATCCGGAGCTGGCCGCGGACGCCGGGTTCACGCTGTCGGTGCTGGCCACGGCGGGTCTGCTGCTGCTCGCCCCGGTGTGGCGGGACGGGCTGCGGGCGCGCGGCTGGCCGCCCGGCGCCGCGGAGGCGCTGGCCGTGCCGGCCGCGGCGCAGGTGGCCTGCGGGCCGGTGATCGCCGGGCTGTCCGGCACGGTCAGCCTGGTCGCGGTGCCGGCGAACCTGATCGTGGTGCCGGCGATCGCCCCGGCCACGCTGCTCGGGGTGGGTGCGGCGCTGCTCTCCCCGGTCTGGCCGGCCGGCGCGGCGTTCGCCGCCTGGCTCGCGCACTGGCCGGCCGCGTGGCTGGTGCTGGTCGCCCGGATCGGGGCGCGGGTGCCGGTCGGCGCGCTGCCCTGGCCGGACGGGGTGGCCGGGGCGTTGCTGCTGGCCGGGCTCACGGTGGCGGTCCTGGTCGCGGCCCGGCGGGCGGTGGTCCGCAAGCTGGCCGCGGTGGTGGCGGCGTGCGCGGTGCTCGGCGCGCTGCCGGTGCGCCTGTTCGCCTCCGGCTGGCCGCCGCCGGGCTGGCTGGTGGTGGCCTGCTCGGTGGGGCAGGGCGACGCGATCGTGCTGCCGGCCGGCGACGGGCAGGCGGTGGTGGTGGACGCCGGCCCGGAGCCGGATCCGGTGGACGGGTGTCTGCGCCGGCTCGGGGTCCGGCGGGTGGTGTTGTTCGTGGTCAGCCACTATCACGCGGATCACATCGGCGGGGTGACGGGACTGTTCCGCGGGCGGCCGGTGGCGGCGGTGACCGGTCCGGACTGGCCCGAGCCGGCGGGCGGGCGCCGGCAGGTCGCGGAGTCCGCGGGCCGGGCGGGGGCGCCGGTGTGGAATGTCGGGCCCGGGTGGTCGTACGCCAAGCAGGGTTTGATCTTGGAAGCTCTTGGGCCTCTGGATCCGATGCACGGGACCAATTCGGATCCGAACAACAACTCGCTGGTGCTGCGGGCGACGGTGGCCGGGCGGACGGTGCTGCTGGCCGGTGACGCCGAGACCGAGGAGCAGAACGACCTGGTCGAGCGGCTCGGCGCGGCGGCGTTGCGGGCGGACGTGCTGAAGGTCGCGCATCACGGCAGCGCGCTGCAGTCGCCCGGGTTCCTGGACGCGGTGGATCCGGCGATCGCGCTGGTCTCGGTGGGGGCGGACAACGACTACGGGCATCCGAACGCGTCGCTGCTGGCCCGGCTTTCGCGGGACGGGGCCCGGGTGATGCGCACCGATGTCTCCGGCGACCTGGCGGTGGTCGTGTCCGGCGACCGGCTCGCGGTGACGTCGAGGGGAGCGGCCGACAACTGA
- a CDS encoding acyltransferase: MPTESPHADTQLLIRVPDAAPLAPAPAPAVRPASRLRWLDALRALAVLAVVFEHATDYLAPGLKQATRPFAHAGFFGVALFFMVSGYIVPASIERRGNIRHFWIGRMFRLYPAYLFVIGAVLLLSVWKPKATPRAFHEHPGTTLLSHLTMLQDMHNGVGIQVQFWTLTYEMMFYMLVTAVFLFGVHRFSAEIAVLLSAAAVALGNVLPARMLNSNPLELRNLVIVTAVVMLAGIVAVSSRRMAVVIGGAVLLVALVLGLLGTNQENGPWEGFIILALMFTGTALYRAEQGQISVGRAVTAVAAVLAASVFAAFQYGHIWDMVAITGAAARNSWLGAVVLALAVFGLGMAGRNLPIPGWVGWIGTVSYSIYLTHMFLLRTFGTWLVESRSEGIPARIGVLLVYLAGTLLVSWLCYRLIELPFQSLGRRVAKRFA, from the coding sequence GTGCCGACCGAGTCCCCGCATGCCGACACCCAGCTTCTGATCCGTGTCCCCGATGCGGCGCCTCTCGCGCCCGCGCCGGCGCCGGCCGTCCGCCCGGCGAGCCGGTTGCGCTGGCTGGACGCGTTGCGCGCGCTGGCCGTCCTGGCGGTGGTCTTCGAGCACGCCACGGACTACCTGGCGCCGGGCCTGAAGCAGGCGACCCGGCCGTTCGCGCACGCCGGTTTCTTCGGCGTCGCGCTGTTCTTCATGGTCAGCGGTTACATCGTGCCCGCCTCGATCGAGCGCCGGGGCAATATCCGGCACTTCTGGATCGGCCGGATGTTCCGCCTCTACCCGGCGTACCTGTTCGTGATCGGCGCCGTCCTGCTGCTGTCGGTGTGGAAGCCGAAGGCCACGCCGCGGGCGTTCCACGAGCACCCGGGCACGACGCTGCTGAGTCACCTGACGATGCTGCAGGACATGCACAACGGCGTGGGCATCCAGGTCCAGTTCTGGACGCTGACCTACGAGATGATGTTCTACATGCTGGTCACGGCCGTGTTCCTGTTCGGCGTGCACCGGTTCAGCGCGGAGATCGCGGTGCTGCTGTCGGCCGCCGCCGTCGCGCTGGGCAACGTCCTGCCGGCCCGGATGCTGAACAGCAACCCGCTGGAGTTGCGCAACCTGGTGATCGTCACGGCCGTCGTCATGCTCGCCGGGATCGTCGCGGTGAGCAGCCGCCGGATGGCGGTGGTGATCGGCGGGGCGGTGCTGCTGGTCGCGCTGGTGCTCGGCCTGCTCGGCACGAACCAGGAGAACGGGCCGTGGGAGGGCTTCATCATCCTGGCCCTGATGTTCACCGGGACCGCGCTGTACCGCGCCGAGCAGGGCCAGATCAGCGTGGGCCGGGCGGTCACGGCGGTCGCCGCGGTGCTCGCCGCGTCGGTCTTCGCGGCGTTCCAATACGGCCACATCTGGGACATGGTCGCCATCACCGGGGCGGCGGCCCGGAACTCCTGGCTGGGCGCGGTGGTGCTGGCGCTGGCGGTCTTCGGGCTGGGCATGGCGGGCCGGAACCTGCCGATCCCGGGGTGGGTGGGCTGGATCGGGACGGTCAGCTACTCGATCTACCTGACCCACATGTTCCTGCTCCGCACGTTCGGCACCTGGCTGGTCGAGTCGCGGAGCGAGGGGATCCCGGCCCGGATCGGCGTGCTCCTCGTCTATCTGGCCGGCACGCTGCTGGTGAGCTGGCTCTGCTACCGCCTGATCGAGCTGCCGTTCCAGTCGCTGGGTCGCAGGGTCGCCAAGCGGTTCGCGTAA
- the holA gene encoding DNA polymerase III subunit delta, with product MAPVNAAPPPSLLLVQGDEELLSARAVTAAVDAARAADPGADVREYEAGQLNPGEVAEMLSPSLFGGRRALVLRNGQDARKELVAVLLAYAKNPDPEVTLIVTHPGGAKGKAFADGLQKAGATVVPVMKLKGDRERIAFVRDEFRRSGGWCDEATAAALLAAVGNDLREIAAACSQLIADTDGKVTEAVVARYYKGRAEVSGFTVADAAMVGDLPGALEALRWAMHVGVDPVPIADALADGVRTVARVASAGKGNPYQLASTLGMPAWKIQRAQERSRGWTPDGLVDAMRAAAVCNAAVKGGAEDRGFALEQAVFAVAAARRSGGAR from the coding sequence ATGGCTCCCGTGAACGCCGCGCCACCACCCTCGTTGCTGCTCGTCCAAGGCGATGAGGAACTCCTCTCCGCCCGTGCCGTCACCGCGGCGGTGGACGCGGCGCGCGCTGCCGACCCCGGCGCGGATGTCCGGGAATATGAAGCCGGCCAGCTCAATCCGGGCGAGGTCGCCGAGATGCTCAGCCCGTCCCTGTTCGGCGGGCGCCGCGCGCTGGTCCTCCGCAACGGTCAGGACGCGCGCAAGGAGCTCGTCGCCGTCCTGCTGGCCTATGCGAAGAACCCGGACCCCGAGGTCACCCTGATCGTCACTCATCCGGGCGGCGCCAAGGGCAAGGCGTTCGCCGACGGCCTGCAGAAAGCCGGCGCCACCGTCGTCCCGGTGATGAAGCTCAAGGGCGACCGGGAGCGGATAGCCTTCGTCCGCGACGAGTTCCGCCGCTCCGGCGGCTGGTGCGACGAGGCGACCGCGGCCGCGCTGCTCGCCGCGGTCGGCAACGACCTGCGGGAGATCGCGGCGGCCTGCTCCCAGCTGATCGCCGACACCGACGGCAAGGTGACCGAGGCGGTCGTCGCGCGCTACTACAAGGGCCGGGCCGAGGTCAGCGGCTTCACGGTGGCGGACGCGGCGATGGTCGGCGACCTGCCGGGCGCGCTCGAGGCGCTGCGCTGGGCGATGCACGTGGGTGTCGACCCGGTGCCGATCGCGGACGCGCTGGCCGACGGCGTGCGGACGGTGGCGCGGGTCGCCTCGGCCGGGAAGGGCAATCCGTACCAGTTGGCGAGCACGCTCGGCATGCCGGCCTGGAAGATCCAGCGGGCTCAGGAGCGCAGCCGCGGCTGGACACCGGACGGCCTGGTCGACGCGATGCGCGCGGCCGCCGTCTGCAACGCCGCGGTCAAGGGTGGCGCCGAGGACCGCGGCTTCGCGCTGGAACAAGCCGTCTTCGCGGTCGCCGCGGCGCGGCGGAGCGGTGGTGCCCGATGA